The following coding sequences lie in one Nitrospirota bacterium genomic window:
- a CDS encoding adenosylcobalamin-dependent ribonucleoside-diphosphate reductase has translation MELSENALKALKARYLLRDEQGNIKETPEGLFRRVARFIASAESLYGGNADEWEEKFYDAMSGLLFLPNTPTLINAGKYLGQLAACFVLPVDDSMKSIFDSLKNAALILQSGGGTGFSFSHLRPRADVVKSTGGIASGPVSFMRIYNTATEVIKQGGARRGANMGILRIDHPDVLEFIKIKRHEEELTNFNISISVTDEFMNALKNDSEYNLINPRSDQATGRLKARKVFDEIVESAWETGDPGLVFIDRINGANPTPHIGKLESTNPCGEQPLLPYEACVLGSINLSKIVKEVRKQKSEVRSKEQVENISAFSLQPSAFGIDWDLLASLVRLGVRFLDDAIDVNKYPVPEIERMHKGNRKIGLGVMGWADMLIRLGIRYNSPKAYKLAREVMSFIRGHAREASAELARQRGAFPNFYGSIYDTPEFVSKGGLRNATATTVAPTGTLSLIADCSSGIEPLFAIAYKRLVLDTELYEIHPLFLETARQRGFYSDELIQQVSKKGDLRGFKDIPNDIKKIFITAHEIAPEDHIEVQAAFQEFTDNAVSKTINLKHRATRDDVAKAFLLAYEKGCKGITVFRYGSKIGTLVKLDEVD, from the coding sequence ATGGAACTTTCTGAAAACGCCCTCAAGGCATTAAAAGCCCGCTATCTGCTCCGGGACGAACAGGGGAATATAAAAGAAACGCCGGAAGGGCTCTTCCGCAGGGTGGCGCGCTTCATTGCCTCCGCCGAATCGCTTTACGGAGGCAATGCTGATGAGTGGGAGGAAAAATTTTATGACGCGATGAGCGGTCTGCTTTTTCTCCCCAATACCCCTACTCTCATAAACGCGGGCAAATATCTGGGACAGCTTGCAGCATGCTTTGTCCTTCCTGTGGACGATTCAATGAAAAGCATTTTTGATTCCCTCAAAAACGCGGCGCTCATACTGCAGAGCGGAGGCGGCACAGGGTTTTCATTCTCCCATCTGAGGCCGAGGGCTGATGTTGTGAAATCAACAGGCGGCATCGCGAGCGGACCTGTCTCATTCATGAGGATATACAACACCGCGACCGAGGTCATCAAGCAGGGCGGGGCGCGGCGCGGCGCGAACATGGGCATATTGAGGATCGACCATCCCGACGTGCTTGAGTTTATCAAGATAAAACGTCATGAAGAAGAGCTTACAAATTTCAACATCTCAATTTCGGTCACGGATGAATTCATGAACGCGCTGAAAAATGATTCTGAATATAACCTGATAAACCCGCGCAGTGATCAGGCTACGGGACGGTTGAAGGCAAGAAAGGTCTTTGACGAGATCGTTGAAAGCGCGTGGGAAACCGGCGATCCCGGGCTTGTCTTCATTGACAGGATCAACGGGGCCAACCCGACTCCGCATATCGGAAAGCTCGAAAGCACAAACCCCTGCGGCGAACAACCGTTATTGCCTTACGAGGCATGTGTGTTAGGGTCTATAAACCTGTCGAAGATAGTAAAAGAGGTCAGAAAACAGAAGTCAGAAGTCAGAAGCAAAGAACAAGTTGAAAATATTTCAGCCTTCAGCCTTCAGCCTTCAGCCTTTGGGATCGACTGGGACCTTCTTGCATCCCTCGTGCGGCTTGGTGTTCGGTTTTTGGATGACGCTATTGACGTGAACAAATATCCGGTCCCGGAAATCGAGAGGATGCATAAAGGCAACAGGAAGATAGGCCTTGGAGTTATGGGCTGGGCGGACATGCTGATAAGACTCGGCATCAGATACAATTCTCCAAAGGCGTACAAATTAGCGCGTGAGGTCATGAGTTTCATCAGAGGTCATGCGCGGGAAGCTTCGGCGGAACTCGCGAGGCAGAGAGGGGCCTTCCCCAATTTTTATGGTTCGATCTATGACACTCCTGAATTTGTATCAAAAGGCGGCCTGCGAAACGCAACCGCCACCACCGTCGCGCCTACGGGCACGCTGTCGTTAATTGCCGACTGTTCAAGCGGCATTGAACCTCTTTTCGCGATCGCGTATAAAAGGCTTGTCCTTGACACGGAGCTTTATGAGATACATCCCCTGTTTCTTGAGACTGCAAGGCAAAGGGGGTTCTACAGCGACGAACTTATTCAGCAGGTAAGCAAAAAAGGCGACCTGAGGGGCTTCAAAGATATCCCTAATGATATTAAAAAGATCTTCATAACCGCGCACGAGATAGCGCCTGAAGATCATATAGAGGTCCAGGCCGCGTTTCAGGAATTCACGGACAATGCTGTGTCCAAAACGATCAACCTCAAACACAGGGCAACGCGTGACGACGTTGCGAAGGCGTTCCTTCTCGCCTATGAAAAAGGTTGCAAAGGAATAACCGTATTCAGATACGGTTCAAAGATCGGTACACTCGTAAAGCTTGATGAAGTGGATTAG
- the trpD gene encoding anthranilate phosphoribosyltransferase, which yields MIKEAISLLVQGKNLSEHEMIASMRDIMEGQATDAQIASFLTALRIKGETVEEITGAAKVMREKVTKIKAPAFTVDTCGTGGDMSHTFNISTTTAIVVAACGVPVAKHGNRSVSSKCGSADVLEALGIKIDLEPHKVERCLESTGFGFMFAPLFHPAMKYAIGPRKEMGIRTVFNILGPLTNPAGAERQVMGVFHDALTETLAKVLANLGVKHAFVVHGEDGLDEITNTDRTKISELKDGRVDTYFISPGDLGLEAAKKTDLTGGTAQENAQITIEILKGEKGPRRDVVIMNAAAALITGGRAKSFSEGIKTANEAIDSGAALKKLEEVKVVSNRL from the coding sequence ATGATCAAAGAGGCGATAAGTTTATTGGTGCAAGGGAAAAATCTTTCCGAACACGAAATGATTGCCTCCATGAGGGACATCATGGAAGGCCAGGCTACTGACGCTCAGATCGCGTCATTTCTCACCGCGCTCAGGATAAAGGGAGAGACCGTTGAGGAGATCACCGGAGCGGCAAAGGTGATGCGCGAAAAAGTGACGAAGATAAAGGCCCCCGCTTTTACAGTTGACACCTGCGGCACTGGCGGAGACATGTCACACACGTTTAATATCTCAACTACTACGGCGATTGTTGTCGCGGCCTGCGGAGTTCCTGTTGCAAAGCACGGCAACCGTTCGGTATCAAGCAAATGCGGAAGCGCTGATGTGCTTGAGGCACTCGGGATAAAGATTGACCTCGAACCGCATAAGGTTGAAAGATGCCTTGAGTCCACCGGGTTCGGGTTCATGTTCGCGCCCCTGTTTCATCCGGCGATGAAATACGCGATCGGGCCAAGAAAAGAGATGGGGATCAGGACGGTGTTCAATATTTTAGGGCCTCTGACAAATCCCGCAGGCGCGGAAAGACAGGTGATGGGGGTCTTTCATGACGCGCTTACTGAGACACTGGCAAAGGTGCTTGCCAACCTCGGGGTAAAACATGCCTTTGTCGTTCACGGCGAAGACGGGCTTGATGAGATAACCAATACGGACAGGACAAAGATCTCCGAGTTGAAAGACGGCAGGGTCGATACTTATTTTATTTCTCCGGGAGACCTCGGTCTGGAAGCAGCTAAAAAAACAGACCTCACCGGAGGGACCGCGCAGGAAAACGCGCAGATAACAATTGAAATACTCAAAGGAGAAAAAGGACCGAGGAGAGATGTTGTTATTATGAACGCGGCAGCGGCGCTGATAACAGGAGGCCGGGCAAAGAGTTTTTCAGAGGGGATAAAAACGGCAAACGAGGCAATAGATTCAGGTGCAGCATTGAAGAAACTGGAAGAAGTAAAGGTCGTCAGCAACAGGTTATAA